In the Kaistella sp. 97-N-M2 genome, one interval contains:
- a CDS encoding serine hydrolase: MKIKISFLFLFLSFTQIFAQVEEAKLDELIQKTLKTFDVAGISVGVVKDGKLVYAKGFGVSSLTTKQKMDESTLVGIASNSKGFTATSLAMLADEGKLNLDDKVSKYIPEFQMYDPYVSQEITIKDLLTHRAGLGLGQGDLMFFPEGGPLTVNDIIHNVRFLKPENPFRTTLDYNNIMFIVAGEIVHRVSGLQWADFVEQRILKPVGMTASFGSYKHAKAANVSNIIDAHAPVDGKAVTVPHDWNETANAAGGIISNIKDMTTWAEFLMNGFTTKDGKKLVSDKQVQQLWNLQISTPVALKNPYDSNFGGYGLGWFLTDVKGHKQVYHTGGLIGTVTQFTLIPDMKLGIVVLTNQQSGAAFSAITNTVKDSYLGMPQKDWLKTYGDRMAKVNADYEKDKKEIFAKSDAFKKDKKAQIKAEQIVGTYTDPWFGEVNISSDGKSFRIFCKNSPRLSGELLPYTPNVMVAKWTDRSYDADVFVNFNMDENGKAQSMKMKPISDITDFSFDFEDLDLQRKN; encoded by the coding sequence ATGAAAATAAAGATCTCTTTTCTCTTTTTGTTTCTTTCCTTTACGCAGATTTTTGCGCAGGTTGAAGAAGCTAAACTCGATGAACTCATCCAAAAAACATTAAAAACTTTCGATGTTGCCGGCATCTCGGTCGGCGTTGTAAAGGACGGGAAACTCGTTTACGCAAAAGGCTTCGGCGTAAGTTCGCTTACCACGAAGCAGAAAATGGACGAAAGTACCTTAGTCGGAATCGCCTCCAATTCGAAAGGCTTTACCGCAACTTCCTTAGCGATGTTAGCAGACGAAGGAAAATTAAATCTCGACGACAAAGTTTCCAAATACATTCCGGAATTTCAAATGTATGATCCCTATGTTTCGCAGGAAATTACCATCAAAGATTTGCTCACACACCGCGCCGGACTTGGCTTAGGACAGGGCGATCTCATGTTTTTCCCGGAAGGCGGCCCGCTTACGGTTAACGACATCATTCACAACGTACGATTTTTAAAGCCGGAAAATCCCTTCCGTACCACTTTAGACTATAATAATATCATGTTCATCGTCGCGGGCGAAATTGTTCACCGGGTGTCCGGTTTGCAGTGGGCGGATTTCGTGGAGCAGCGCATTTTAAAACCCGTAGGCATGACCGCGAGTTTTGGAAGTTATAAGCATGCAAAAGCGGCGAATGTTTCGAACATCATCGATGCGCACGCGCCCGTGGACGGCAAAGCAGTTACGGTGCCGCACGACTGGAATGAAACGGCGAACGCTGCGGGCGGAATTATCAGCAACATTAAAGATATGACGACGTGGGCAGAATTTCTGATGAACGGTTTCACGACCAAAGACGGAAAAAAATTAGTTTCAGATAAGCAGGTCCAGCAGTTATGGAATTTACAGATTTCAACGCCGGTCGCTTTGAAAAATCCTTACGATTCCAATTTCGGCGGTTATGGTCTCGGTTGGTTTCTAACGGATGTGAAAGGCCATAAACAGGTGTATCACACGGGTGGTTTAATCGGGACCGTGACGCAGTTTACGTTGATTCCGGATATGAAATTAGGCATCGTGGTTTTAACCAATCAGCAGAGTGGGGCGGCTTTCAGTGCCATCACTAATACCGTTAAAGATTCTTATCTGGGAATGCCGCAGAAAGACTGGCTGAAAACCTATGGCGACCGAATGGCGAAAGTTAATGCCGATTACGAAAAAGATAAGAAAGAAATTTTTGCAAAATCCGATGCGTTTAAAAAGGATAAAAAAGCGCAAATTAAAGCAGAACAAATCGTAGGAACGTACACAGATCCGTGGTTTGGCGAGGTAAATATTTCTTCAGACGGAAAATCTTTCCGGATTTTCTGTAAAAATTCGCCGCGTTTAAGTGGAGAACTTTTGCCGTACACGCCCAATGTTATGGTTGCGAAATGGACAGACAGAAGTTACGACGCCGATGTTTTCGTGAATTTTAATATGGATGAAAACGGCAAAGCGCAGTCCATGAAAATGAAACCGATCTCCGACATTACCGATTTCAGTTTCGATTTTGAAGATCTGGATCTGCAGCGAAAGAATTAA
- a CDS encoding VOC family protein: MLTSIVPKLPMRKKDRTLQYYVDRLQFNLRRDYGDYLILEKDEIEIHFFLFENLNPNKNYGQIYVRTNDIEQLYRNLLERNVEIHPNAPLETKPWGQKEFALLDPDHNLITFGQAF, from the coding sequence ATGCTTACCTCCATTGTGCCGAAATTACCCATGCGAAAGAAAGATCGGACGCTTCAGTATTATGTAGACCGCTTACAATTCAACCTCCGCAGGGATTACGGCGACTATTTAATCTTGGAAAAAGATGAAATTGAAATTCACTTTTTTCTTTTTGAAAATCTCAATCCAAACAAAAATTATGGACAGATTTATGTCCGCACCAACGATATTGAGCAGCTGTACAGGAATTTATTGGAGCGAAATGTAGAAATTCATCCGAACGCACCCTTAGAAACAAAACCCTGGGGACAGAAAGAATTTGCGCTGCTGGATCCTGACCATAATTTGATCACCTTCGGGCAGGCTTTCTGA
- a CDS encoding hybrid sensor histidine kinase/response regulator has translation MILIVDDSPENIISLKKVLEKNDFEVDTASSGEEALKKILKKSYVLIILDVQMPEMDGFEVAEAISGYSKAKETAIIFLSAASANVNLITRGYSSGGLDYISKPVDMNILLLKVKTFYRIYEQSRALNEMQTKLRKEIEFRKEAECKKDEFISIASHELKTPMTSIKGYIQLLERSLNKNDIETVRTRLHKVQDQVEKLNVLIADLLDISKIESGKMKLNRQEFSFDDLVDHIIEVMQQSNPDVKILKKDYADVKIFGDEMRIEQVIINFITNALKYAPNGKEIHISSEVKGDELYFSVRDFGIGMSREHQEKIFEKFYRIEETSERFQGLGIGLYICQEIIDRHQGKIGTHSIPGKGSEFYFQIPLQPEKVAN, from the coding sequence ATGATCTTAATAGTCGACGATTCGCCGGAAAATATTATCTCTCTGAAAAAAGTCCTGGAGAAAAATGATTTTGAGGTCGATACGGCATCTTCCGGGGAAGAAGCTTTAAAAAAAATACTGAAAAAATCTTACGTTCTCATCATTCTAGATGTACAGATGCCTGAAATGGACGGCTTCGAAGTCGCCGAAGCGATTTCCGGTTACAGCAAAGCAAAAGAAACGGCCATCATATTTTTATCCGCTGCCAGCGCCAACGTTAATTTGATTACACGCGGCTATTCTTCCGGCGGTTTGGACTATATCAGCAAGCCCGTGGATATGAATATTCTGCTCTTGAAAGTAAAAACGTTTTACCGAATTTACGAACAAAGCCGCGCCTTAAACGAGATGCAGACAAAATTGCGGAAGGAAATCGAATTCCGGAAAGAGGCAGAGTGCAAAAAAGACGAATTCATCAGCATCGCCAGCCATGAACTTAAAACACCCATGACGAGCATTAAAGGATACATTCAGTTGCTGGAGAGAAGTTTGAACAAAAACGATATTGAAACCGTTCGAACACGCCTGCACAAAGTACAGGATCAGGTGGAAAAACTGAACGTATTGATCGCGGATCTGCTGGACATTTCGAAGATTGAAAGTGGAAAAATGAAGCTGAACAGGCAGGAGTTTTCTTTTGACGATCTTGTAGATCATATTATTGAAGTGATGCAGCAGTCGAATCCCGACGTGAAAATTTTAAAGAAAGACTATGCCGACGTGAAAATTTTTGGCGACGAAATGCGCATCGAGCAGGTGATCATCAACTTCATCACCAATGCCCTGAAGTATGCGCCTAACGGCAAAGAAATTCACATCTCGTCGGAAGTAAAAGGGGACGAACTTTATTTTTCGGTTCGGGATTTTGGAATTGGAATGTCACGGGAACATCAAGAAAAGATTTTTGAAAAATTTTACCGTATCGAAGAAACGTCAGAGCGTTTTCAGGGTCTGGGCATTGGCCTCTACATTTGCCAGGAAATTATCGATCGGCACCAAGGGAAAATAGGCACTCACAGTATTCCTGGCAAAGGATCTGAGTTTTATTTTCAAATACCATTACAGCCTGAAAAGGTAGCAAACTAA
- a CDS encoding response regulator gives MSFKKNLLFGLGLSLLLLFISSLASYISINNLINNSQMVRNSNKIIKDLDNLLSLVKDAETGQRGYLLTGNQAFLAPYIKAKENISHSIAALQPAITATNVQNDNFEKLTFNIKARLHILDENLNYKKRNNVVSAEQLLKGKKYMDQIRVTVAKMENEEETILLSRTERMDKFAAFTPFLIILSALLAIGITLVFFRKVSQDFDEKNVLTEELEQKNAETENRLVAIEKVAKQISAGDYNILLDQNAKESLGSVAEPLNLMAESLQNSFNLLEEKEWLSSSIAELNDQTLGEKTMEALATDLLEILTSITGSRIAAVYLQGEDNQLHLQGTYAAERDVPKILKIGEGITGESFKLGKEILVKEIGGSESTITYATGKTKPKNILALPITRNGSAMGVIELGSTQDFSERQFKFLRAVAGNIGLAFFSVQNRLKLQELLEETQSQSEELQTQHSELENINAELEAQSQKLLASEEELRVQQEELLQSNQELEERTGLLEEKNLLIEERNISIQQKSMELEQSTKYKSEFLANMSHELRTPLNSILLLSKLMTESEDLDEQYVEYGEVMQSSGQGLLTLIDEILDLSKIESGKMTLEIEEVPLENITSDMRMMFNPMAKDKNLNLNIEIEPETTTILNTDKLRLEQVLKNLLSNAIKFTSQGSITLNVSNDEDKANVIFKVSDTGIGIAKEKLQMVFEAFQQADGSTQRKYGGTGLGLSISRELTRLLGGHIGLESTEGVGSEFTLTIPVTYTKPAEEQSVSKAEDKPVYHQEEENTPVRFISDHIPQAVEDDRDNILEGDKIILIIEDDTPFAKILLNYARTKNYKVIVAVRGDAGIEMAQLYKPVAILLDIQLPIMDGWQVMEALKSNPETKPIPVHIMSSMKFKQESLLRGAVDFINKPFALEQMQEVFKKLERALDRSPKKVLIVEENEQHAKALGYFLGANNINTDIVNNVAESIDALQKNEIDCVILDMGMPGKNAYETLETIKQKKGLEHLPIIVFTGKSLSQGEENRIKKYADSIVVKTAFSYQRILDEAGLFLHLVEEKNKKKLENPGGFQHLGELRNILKDKTVLIADDDVRNIFSLTKALEIQGMKVIPAMDGKEALKILNDDPTIDIVLMDMMMPEMDGYETIREIRTSQRFKNIPVLAVTSKAMMGDREKCIAVGASDYISKPVDIDQMVSLLRVWLYDKI, from the coding sequence ATGAGTTTTAAAAAAAATCTTCTTTTCGGACTGGGCTTGTCGCTCCTCCTGTTATTCATAAGTTCTTTGGCATCGTATATAAGTATCAACAATCTGATCAACAATTCGCAGATGGTGCGAAACAGTAATAAAATCATTAAGGATCTAGATAACCTTTTATCCCTCGTAAAAGATGCGGAAACAGGCCAAAGAGGTTATCTGTTGACCGGGAATCAGGCGTTTTTGGCGCCCTACATCAAAGCGAAAGAAAATATTTCGCACAGCATCGCGGCTTTACAGCCTGCGATTACCGCAACGAACGTCCAAAATGACAATTTCGAAAAACTTACTTTCAACATTAAAGCGCGTTTGCATATCCTGGACGAAAATCTCAACTATAAAAAAAGAAATAATGTTGTATCTGCCGAACAGTTGCTGAAAGGAAAAAAGTACATGGACCAGATTCGGGTAACGGTGGCCAAGATGGAGAACGAAGAAGAAACAATTCTCCTCTCCCGGACCGAAAGAATGGATAAGTTCGCGGCTTTCACCCCCTTTCTTATTATTTTATCTGCCCTGCTTGCCATTGGGATCACGCTTGTTTTTTTCCGGAAGGTGTCACAGGATTTTGACGAAAAAAATGTTCTTACCGAAGAACTTGAACAGAAAAATGCTGAAACTGAAAACCGCCTCGTGGCGATAGAAAAAGTGGCAAAACAAATATCGGCAGGCGATTACAATATTCTGCTCGATCAAAATGCGAAAGAAAGTCTGGGCAGCGTTGCCGAGCCACTTAATCTTATGGCCGAATCGCTTCAAAATTCCTTTAATTTACTCGAAGAAAAAGAATGGCTAAGTTCCTCTATCGCAGAGCTTAATGATCAGACGTTGGGCGAAAAAACAATGGAAGCTTTAGCCACAGATCTTTTGGAAATTCTTACCTCCATCACCGGAAGCCGTATTGCTGCAGTTTATCTGCAGGGCGAAGATAATCAGCTCCATCTGCAGGGAACTTACGCCGCAGAAAGAGACGTACCGAAAATCCTCAAAATTGGCGAAGGAATAACCGGCGAATCATTTAAATTGGGCAAAGAAATCCTCGTTAAAGAGATCGGCGGCAGTGAGTCTACGATCACGTACGCGACAGGAAAAACAAAACCAAAAAATATTTTAGCCCTTCCCATTACCAGAAATGGCTCTGCAATGGGTGTTATCGAATTGGGCTCCACTCAGGATTTCTCGGAACGGCAATTTAAATTTCTCCGCGCGGTCGCTGGCAATATCGGCTTGGCTTTCTTTTCAGTTCAAAATCGTCTGAAACTGCAGGAACTTCTGGAAGAAACCCAATCGCAATCTGAGGAATTACAAACTCAACATTCAGAATTAGAAAACATCAATGCTGAACTGGAGGCGCAATCCCAGAAATTACTCGCATCCGAAGAAGAACTGCGCGTTCAGCAGGAAGAACTGCTTCAAAGCAATCAGGAATTGGAGGAACGAACCGGCTTACTGGAAGAAAAAAATCTACTTATTGAGGAACGCAACATCAGCATTCAACAAAAATCAATGGAGCTGGAGCAAAGCACCAAATATAAATCTGAATTTCTCGCCAACATGTCGCACGAGTTGCGCACGCCGCTGAATTCGATTTTACTGCTTTCCAAATTAATGACGGAAAGCGAAGATCTGGACGAACAGTATGTTGAATATGGCGAAGTGATGCAAAGTTCCGGTCAGGGCTTACTCACACTCATCGATGAAATTTTGGATCTGTCGAAAATTGAATCGGGGAAAATGACCCTCGAAATCGAGGAAGTGCCTTTAGAAAACATTACCTCCGATATGAGAATGATGTTTAACCCAATGGCAAAAGATAAAAATCTCAATTTAAATATTGAAATTGAACCCGAAACGACCACGATTTTAAATACGGATAAACTTCGTCTGGAGCAGGTTTTGAAAAATCTTCTGTCCAACGCCATCAAATTTACCTCACAGGGCAGCATAACGCTCAACGTTTCGAACGATGAGGATAAAGCAAATGTAATTTTTAAAGTATCCGACACCGGAATCGGCATTGCAAAAGAAAAACTGCAGATGGTTTTTGAAGCCTTCCAGCAAGCAGATGGTTCCACGCAGCGAAAGTACGGCGGTACCGGTCTTGGTCTTTCGATCAGTCGTGAGCTCACACGATTGCTCGGTGGTCACATCGGTTTGGAAAGTACCGAGGGAGTTGGAAGTGAATTTACACTTACCATTCCGGTTACGTATACAAAACCTGCCGAAGAGCAGTCTGTATCAAAAGCGGAAGATAAACCGGTTTATCATCAAGAAGAAGAAAACACGCCCGTGAGATTCATCTCAGATCACATTCCGCAGGCTGTGGAAGACGACCGTGATAATATTCTTGAAGGCGACAAGATCATACTCATTATTGAAGACGATACGCCTTTCGCAAAGATTCTTCTCAATTATGCCCGAACCAAAAATTACAAAGTCATTGTTGCGGTGCGTGGCGATGCGGGAATCGAAATGGCTCAACTTTATAAACCCGTCGCAATTCTACTGGATATTCAGCTGCCAATTATGGACGGTTGGCAGGTAATGGAGGCTTTGAAATCCAATCCTGAAACTAAACCAATCCCGGTTCACATCATGTCCTCCATGAAATTTAAACAGGAAAGTTTATTACGCGGCGCCGTAGATTTCATCAATAAACCCTTTGCGCTCGAGCAGATGCAGGAAGTTTTTAAAAAACTGGAAAGAGCCCTGGACCGCTCGCCGAAAAAAGTTTTGATTGTTGAGGAAAACGAGCAGCACGCGAAAGCGTTGGGATATTTTTTAGGCGCCAATAACATTAACACCGACATCGTAAATAATGTGGCCGAAAGCATCGACGCACTGCAGAAGAACGAGATCGACTGCGTAATTCTCGACATGGGAATGCCCGGCAAAAATGCGTATGAAACCTTAGAAACCATCAAACAGAAAAAAGGACTGGAGCATTTGCCCATTATTGTTTTTACGGGTAAAAGCCTTTCGCAGGGCGAAGAAAACCGCATTAAGAAATATGCCGACTCCATCGTAGTGAAAACTGCTTTTTCTTACCAACGCATTTTAGATGAGGCCGGCCTGTTCCTGCATCTGGTGGAAGAAAAAAATAAGAAAAAACTGGAAAATCCCGGCGGCTTTCAGCATTTAGGCGAGTTACGGAACATTTTAAAAGATAAAACCGTGCTCATCGCAGATGATGATGTTCGGAACATTTTCTCTTTAACCAAAGCTTTGGAAATCCAGGGCATGAAAGTTATTCCGGCCATGGATGGAAAGGAAGCTTTAAAAATATTGAATGACGATCCCACCATTGATATTGTTTTGATGGATATGATGATGCCCGAAATGGACGGCTACGAAACCATCCGCGAGATTAGAACGTCGCAGCGCTTTAAAAATATTCCGGTGTTGGCCGTTACCTCTAAAGCCATGATGGGCGACCGCGAAAAATGTATTGCCGTAGGCGCCTCCGATTATATCTCGAAACCCGTGGATATTGATCAAATGGTCTCCTTATTACGAGTCTGGTTGTACGACAAAATATAA
- a CDS encoding response regulator — translation MKNQKELLIIDDDSRNIFALSAVLKAKKYQCISALNASEGLKLLSSNKNIGVVLMDMMMPEMDGYEAMAKIKSTDALKNIPIIAITAQAMAGDREKCLAAGADGYISKPVNVDELMKLLNQLID, via the coding sequence ATGAAAAATCAAAAAGAGCTCCTCATCATCGACGATGACAGTCGGAATATATTTGCCTTAAGTGCTGTTTTGAAAGCCAAAAAATACCAGTGTATTTCTGCGCTGAACGCCAGCGAAGGCCTAAAGTTACTCTCCAGCAACAAAAATATCGGCGTCGTGTTGATGGATATGATGATGCCTGAAATGGATGGTTACGAAGCCATGGCAAAAATTAAAAGTACCGATGCCCTCAAAAACATTCCCATCATCGCCATTACCGCGCAAGCCATGGCAGGCGACCGCGAAAAATGCCTTGCCGCAGGTGCAGACGGCTATATTTCGAAACCGGTAAATGTGGACGAACTGATGAAACTGCTTAATCAATTAATAGACTAA
- a CDS encoding protein-glutamate O-methyltransferase CheR: MNSTENSDQYVETVLADVLEIYGYDFTGYSRASLKRRIIRLYELDGFVSFAEFRYKIRTESGYFKRFMEQVTINVTEMFRDPEFYKVLREEILPRLGTYPFIRIWIAGCSTGEEAYSVAIFLKELNLLHKSIIYATDINAAVLETAAQGMIPMSKIQLYTENYMAAGGTEQFSDYYSANYSLGKLKDELKKNIIFSTHNLVSDHSFNEFQLILCRNVLIYFDRPLQAKVFELFHSSLENFGYLALGTKETLDFSPVSKKFERQPKGKIWRKND, encoded by the coding sequence TTGAATTCCACCGAAAACAGCGATCAATACGTTGAAACCGTACTTGCAGACGTACTCGAAATTTACGGGTACGATTTTACGGGATATTCCCGCGCTTCCCTGAAACGCAGAATTATTCGGCTTTACGAGTTGGATGGTTTCGTAAGTTTTGCAGAGTTCCGGTACAAAATCAGAACCGAGTCGGGTTATTTCAAACGCTTTATGGAGCAGGTTACCATTAATGTGACCGAAATGTTCCGCGATCCGGAGTTTTATAAAGTACTTCGGGAAGAAATACTTCCCCGGCTCGGAACTTATCCCTTCATCAGAATTTGGATTGCCGGCTGCAGCACGGGCGAAGAGGCTTATTCTGTCGCTATATTTCTGAAAGAGCTCAATTTGCTGCACAAATCCATCATTTATGCAACCGACATTAATGCGGCGGTTTTGGAAACTGCAGCGCAGGGCATGATTCCTATGAGCAAAATACAACTTTATACGGAAAATTACATGGCGGCGGGCGGTACCGAACAGTTTTCAGATTATTATTCTGCCAATTATTCCCTCGGAAAACTGAAAGACGAATTGAAAAAAAACATCATTTTTTCAACGCACAATCTGGTGTCCGATCATTCTTTTAATGAATTTCAGCTCATCCTTTGCCGAAATGTTCTTATTTATTTCGACCGGCCTTTGCAGGCAAAAGTGTTCGAACTCTTTCACAGCAGTTTAGAAAATTTCGGATATTTGGCTTTAGGCACGAAAGAAACCCTGGACTTCTCCCCCGTTTCCAAAAAATTTGAAAGACAGCCCAAAGGTAAAATCTGGCGAAAAAACGATTAA
- a CDS encoding chemotaxis protein CheB has protein sequence MKDCKALIIGGSAGSLEVLLKVLPDLKVDLNFPVIVVMHRKAGNENLLTDLFRARTKLKVKEIEEKLKLEPSVIYIAPPDYHLLLEKNKSFSLDASEKVNFSRPSIDVTFESAAEIYTTTLVCLLLSGANSDGTLGLQKVHKKGGLTLVQDPLSAVVPFMPKHALDNAEIDEVLDPEAMANYINKLSS, from the coding sequence ATGAAAGATTGCAAAGCATTAATTATCGGCGGATCAGCTGGAAGTCTGGAAGTACTCTTGAAAGTGCTGCCCGATCTTAAGGTGGATTTAAATTTTCCGGTTATTGTGGTGATGCACCGAAAAGCCGGGAACGAAAATCTTTTAACCGACCTTTTCCGAGCACGTACCAAATTAAAGGTAAAAGAGATCGAAGAAAAACTGAAACTGGAACCCTCTGTAATTTATATTGCGCCACCGGACTATCATCTGCTCCTCGAGAAAAACAAAAGTTTTTCTTTGGATGCCTCCGAGAAAGTCAATTTTTCCCGACCTTCCATTGATGTCACTTTCGAAAGTGCTGCCGAAATTTATACCACAACCCTTGTTTGTCTGCTTTTATCCGGGGCCAATAGCGACGGAACTTTGGGTCTGCAGAAAGTACACAAAAAGGGAGGTCTTACCCTCGTTCAGGATCCTCTTTCAGCGGTCGTCCCTTTTATGCCGAAACATGCTCTGGACAATGCAGAAATTGACGAAGTCCTGGATCCTGAGGCAATGGCAAATTACATAAACAAATTATCATCATGA
- a CDS encoding response regulator yields the protein MTTNNITSKPRKKILIFDDNLEILQLCTEILEDLGCEVKTSPTTTGTELQVTEFLPDLIFMDNWLPDISGIEATRLIKANADLKHIPVVYFSANSNISQLADEAGADDFIAKPFDIDVFEEMVQKYVGN from the coding sequence ATGACCACTAACAATATCACTTCAAAACCGAGAAAAAAAATACTCATCTTCGACGATAACCTTGAAATTTTGCAACTGTGCACGGAAATCCTGGAGGATCTTGGCTGCGAAGTAAAAACCTCGCCCACCACCACAGGCACTGAATTGCAGGTTACGGAATTTCTACCCGATCTAATTTTTATGGATAACTGGTTGCCGGATATCAGTGGCATTGAAGCCACTCGCCTGATAAAAGCAAACGCCGACTTAAAACATATTCCCGTCGTCTATTTTTCTGCCAACAGCAATATCAGTCAGTTGGCCGACGAGGCCGGCGCCGACGATTTTATCGCAAAACCTTTCGATATTGATGTATTCGAAGAGATGGTACAAAAATATGTCGGAAATTAA
- the pyrF gene encoding orotidine-5'-phosphate decarboxylase, which yields METKKEFFLECYKLGIIKFGKFTLKSGIESPFYVDLRPLASDPKILKLLANYLLEMLPLDNFDLICGVPYAALPMATAMSLESYLPLIIKRKEAKQYGTKKMLEGIYTKGQNCLLVEDVITSGASLLETIPEIEKEGITVSDIVVVLDRQQGGKEILENKGFRVHTLFTISEVCKMLREEGHLSLEEVGRINDFLAGNVVKFEEEKRISYEEKLNICDHSVAQKMLKIAIEKKSNLIVSADVTSTKELLDLAEKVGPHIVALKTHIDILLDFDLDETILPLKDLATKYNFLLMEDRKFADIGNTQELQFSYGTYKISQWADLVTAQVIAGYDSLDCFRNVGVVAILEMSSKGTLTDASYREEATKIAQSHPNVFGGVAQNKIPNELLLFTPGINQSTSGDGKGQQYNTPEHAFTQLETDFIIVGRGIYKAIDAEKAALSYKITGWNAYEASL from the coding sequence ATGGAAACTAAGAAAGAATTTTTTTTGGAGTGTTATAAACTCGGCATCATTAAATTTGGAAAATTTACGCTGAAATCAGGTATCGAAAGCCCTTTTTATGTGGATTTACGTCCATTGGCATCAGATCCGAAAATCCTGAAACTGCTCGCAAATTACCTCCTCGAAATGCTTCCGCTGGATAATTTCGATCTCATTTGCGGCGTTCCTTATGCCGCACTGCCGATGGCTACGGCAATGTCTTTGGAAAGTTATCTTCCGCTCATCATCAAACGAAAAGAAGCCAAACAGTACGGCACGAAAAAAATGCTCGAAGGCATTTACACGAAAGGTCAAAACTGCCTTTTGGTGGAAGATGTGATCACGTCCGGCGCGTCTTTGCTCGAAACCATTCCCGAAATCGAAAAGGAAGGAATCACGGTTTCCGATATTGTGGTGGTTTTGGACCGTCAACAGGGTGGCAAAGAAATTCTGGAAAATAAAGGTTTCCGCGTACATACCCTTTTTACGATTTCCGAAGTGTGCAAAATGCTGCGGGAAGAAGGCCACCTTTCTTTGGAGGAAGTGGGCAGAATTAACGATTTTCTTGCCGGAAATGTGGTAAAATTTGAAGAGGAAAAACGAATTTCATACGAAGAAAAATTAAATATCTGCGATCATTCGGTGGCGCAGAAAATGCTTAAGATCGCGATTGAAAAAAAATCGAATCTTATTGTCTCCGCGGATGTAACGTCTACAAAGGAACTTTTGGACTTGGCGGAAAAAGTTGGCCCGCACATCGTTGCGTTGAAAACGCACATCGATATTCTGTTGGATTTTGATCTGGACGAAACCATTTTACCTTTAAAAGATCTTGCCACGAAATACAATTTCCTTTTGATGGAAGACCGCAAATTCGCGGATATTGGCAACACGCAGGAACTGCAGTTTTCTTACGGAACCTACAAAATTTCGCAGTGGGCAGATCTCGTCACCGCGCAGGTGATCGCGGGATACGATTCTCTGGACTGCTTCCGAAACGTCGGCGTTGTCGCTATTTTAGAGATGTCCTCGAAAGGAACCTTAACAGATGCATCTTATCGCGAAGAGGCCACGAAAATCGCGCAATCTCACCCGAACGTTTTTGGTGGCGTGGCTCAGAATAAAATTCCGAACGAATTGCTTTTGTTTACACCCGGAATTAACCAGTCAACTTCCGGCGACGGAAAAGGCCAGCAGTACAACACGCCGGAACACGCCTTCACGCAGCTGGAAACAGACTTCATCATCGTCGGCCGAGGAATTTATAAAGCAATCGACGCGGAAAAAGCGGCCCTGAGCTATAAAATTACCGGCTGGAACGCTTACGAAGCAAGTTTATAA
- a CDS encoding DsbA family protein: protein MKVDIWSDIRCPFCYVGKKNFEKALDQFPNKDEIEVTWHSFQLDPDMKTQPEKNSLEYFSEIKGVPVAQAKEMYSHVYKAGKDAGIEFNFDHQKVANSYRAHLLLQLAATKNLANETEEALFKAQLIDGKNIDDEATLVEIGQSVSLEEEEIKNALNADEFKHAVSQDVMLARQMGINAVPFFVINDKYGVSGAQPSPVFSEVLEKSWEEFSGGDRGLKIIHSGESCDVEGNCD from the coding sequence ATGAAAGTAGATATTTGGAGCGACATCCGTTGCCCGTTTTGTTATGTTGGTAAAAAGAATTTCGAAAAAGCTTTGGACCAGTTTCCGAACAAAGATGAAATTGAAGTGACGTGGCACAGTTTTCAGCTCGATCCGGACATGAAAACGCAGCCCGAAAAAAATTCTCTGGAATATTTCTCCGAAATAAAAGGTGTTCCAGTGGCGCAGGCGAAAGAAATGTACTCCCACGTTTACAAAGCCGGGAAAGACGCCGGGATTGAATTTAATTTCGACCACCAGAAAGTTGCAAACTCCTACAGAGCGCATCTTTTGCTCCAACTCGCAGCCACCAAAAACCTGGCGAACGAAACGGAAGAAGCTTTGTTTAAAGCACAACTCATCGACGGAAAAAACATCGATGATGAAGCTACTTTAGTCGAGATCGGTCAATCGGTTTCTTTGGAAGAAGAAGAAATTAAAAATGCTTTAAATGCCGATGAATTTAAGCACGCGGTTTCGCAGGACGTCATGTTGGCGCGGCAAATGGGCATTAATGCGGTGCCATTTTTTGTCATCAACGATAAATACGGCGTTTCGGGTGCGCAGCCCTCGCCGGTATTTTCCGAGGTTCTGGAAAAATCCTGGGAAGAGTTTTCGGGTGGCGATCGTGGACTTAAAATAATTCACAGCGGCGAAAGTTGTGATGTGGAGGGAAACTGCGATTAA